A genomic region of Mesorhizobium sp. NZP2077 contains the following coding sequences:
- a CDS encoding arginyltransferase: MTQHPTQSPQFFLTAPSPCPYLDGQFERKVFTHLVGDKASEMNDLLTQGGFRRSQNIAYRPACETCRACVSVRILAQEFTASRNMKRVLQHNSDLVGAMHNAEPSTEQYSLFRGYLDARHRRGGMSDMTVLDYAMMVEDTHVDTKVIEYRRRGPDTFITGKGQGELIAVALTDKMADGLSMVYSYFNPEFEERSLGTFMILDHIARARAMGLPHVYLGYWVNGSRKMNYKMRFMPQEHLGPKGWERYTNEAVSR; the protein is encoded by the coding sequence CTTCCTGACCGCGCCGTCGCCGTGCCCTTATCTCGACGGCCAGTTCGAGCGCAAGGTGTTCACGCATCTGGTCGGCGACAAGGCGTCGGAGATGAACGACCTGTTGACGCAAGGCGGCTTCAGGCGCTCGCAGAACATCGCCTACAGGCCGGCCTGCGAGACCTGCCGCGCCTGTGTCTCGGTGCGCATCCTCGCCCAGGAATTCACCGCCAGCCGCAACATGAAGCGCGTGCTGCAGCATAATTCCGACCTCGTCGGCGCCATGCACAATGCCGAGCCCTCGACCGAACAATATTCGCTGTTCCGCGGCTATCTCGATGCCCGCCACCGCCGCGGCGGCATGTCCGACATGACGGTGCTCGACTACGCCATGATGGTCGAGGATACCCATGTCGACACCAAGGTGATCGAATACCGGCGGCGTGGACCCGACACCTTCATCACCGGCAAGGGTCAGGGCGAGCTGATCGCGGTGGCGCTGACCGACAAGATGGCCGACGGCCTGTCGATGGTCTATTCCTACTTCAATCCCGAATTCGAGGAGCGTTCGCTCGGCACGTTCATGATCCTCGACCACATCGCCCGCGCCAGGGCGATGGGACTGCCCCATGTCTACCTCGGCTACTGGGTCAACGGCTCGCGCAAGATGAATTATAAGATGCGCTTCATGCCGCAGGAGCATCTCGGCCCCAAGGGCTGGGAGCGCTACACCAACGAAGCGGTTTCACGCTGA
- the parC gene encoding DNA topoisomerase IV subunit A: MVKRVLPPQDGGGDHIEPVDLKKALEERYLAYALSTIMHRALPDVRDGLKPVHRRIMHAMRLLRLNPDQGFAKCARIVGEVMGKFHPHGDQSIYDALVRLAQDFSMRYPLVDGQGNFGNIDGDNAAAMRYTEARMTDVATELLAGITEDAVDYRPTYNEEDEEPVVLPGAFPNLLANGSSGIAVGMATSIPPHNAAELCDAALHLIEHRDAPVAKLMDFVQGPDFPTGGIIVDSRASILEAYETGRGGFRVRSKWIQEDQGRGTWSIVVTEIPYGVQKARLIEKIAELLIARKLPLLEDIRDESAEDIRVVLVPKSRSVDPGILMESLFKLTELESRFPLNMNVLSRGKVPNVLSLKGVLQEWLDHRRDVLIRRSKHRLGEIERRLEILAGYLIAYLNIDEVIKIIREEDEPKQVMMARWSLTDTQAEAILNMRLRALRKLEEFEIRKEFDGLTTEKKQIEALLASDAKQWATIKWEVTSIRDKFGPETELGKRRTQFADAPEHDLTDIAHAMIEREPVTVVVSEKGWLRAMKGHLADLSTLTFKEGDSLKLAFHAQTTDKVLVFTTGGKFYTIGADRLPGGRGHGEPIRIIVDMDNDQDIVTAFVHDPKRKLLLASYDANGFIVPEEEVVANTRKGKQVMNVKAPDEAKRCIPVSGDHLAIVGENRKMLVFALSEIPEMGRGKGVRLQKYKDGGLLDLKPFTLETGLSWQDSADRTFTRSREELAEWIGARASAGRMVPKGFPRTGKFG, translated from the coding sequence ATGGTAAAAAGGGTTTTGCCGCCTCAAGATGGCGGTGGCGATCACATCGAACCGGTCGATCTGAAGAAGGCGCTGGAAGAGCGCTATCTTGCCTATGCGCTGTCGACCATCATGCACCGGGCGCTGCCCGACGTTCGCGACGGACTGAAGCCGGTCCACCGCCGCATCATGCATGCCATGCGCCTGCTGCGCCTCAACCCCGACCAGGGCTTCGCCAAGTGCGCCCGTATCGTCGGCGAGGTGATGGGCAAGTTCCACCCGCATGGCGACCAGTCGATCTACGATGCGCTGGTGCGGTTGGCGCAGGATTTCTCGATGCGCTATCCCCTGGTCGACGGGCAGGGCAATTTCGGCAACATCGATGGCGATAACGCCGCCGCCATGCGCTACACCGAAGCGCGCATGACCGACGTGGCAACCGAACTGCTCGCCGGTATCACCGAGGATGCCGTCGACTACCGGCCGACCTACAATGAAGAGGACGAGGAGCCGGTGGTGCTCCCCGGCGCTTTCCCGAACCTGCTTGCCAACGGCTCGTCCGGTATCGCGGTCGGTATGGCGACATCGATCCCGCCGCACAACGCGGCCGAGCTCTGCGACGCGGCACTGCACCTGATCGAACACCGGGACGCGCCCGTGGCCAAGCTGATGGATTTCGTCCAGGGTCCGGATTTTCCGACCGGCGGCATCATCGTCGACAGCCGCGCCTCCATCCTCGAAGCCTACGAGACGGGTCGCGGCGGTTTTCGCGTGCGCTCGAAATGGATCCAGGAGGACCAGGGCAGGGGCACCTGGAGCATTGTAGTCACCGAGATCCCCTATGGCGTGCAGAAGGCGCGGCTGATCGAGAAGATTGCCGAGCTGTTGATCGCGCGCAAACTGCCGCTGCTCGAGGACATCAGGGACGAAAGTGCCGAGGATATCCGCGTCGTGCTGGTGCCGAAGAGCCGTTCTGTCGATCCCGGCATCCTGATGGAATCGCTGTTCAAGCTGACCGAGCTTGAAAGCCGTTTCCCGCTCAACATGAATGTGCTGTCGCGCGGCAAGGTGCCCAACGTTCTGTCACTGAAGGGCGTGCTGCAGGAATGGCTCGACCATCGCCGCGACGTGCTGATCCGCCGCTCGAAGCATCGCCTGGGCGAGATCGAAAGACGGCTGGAGATCCTTGCCGGCTACCTGATCGCCTATCTCAACATCGACGAGGTGATCAAGATCATCCGCGAGGAGGACGAGCCCAAGCAGGTGATGATGGCCCGCTGGTCGCTCACCGACACCCAGGCCGAAGCCATCCTCAACATGCGCCTGCGCGCTCTGCGCAAGCTGGAAGAATTCGAGATCCGCAAGGAATTCGACGGCCTCACCACCGAGAAGAAGCAGATCGAGGCGCTGCTGGCATCCGATGCCAAGCAGTGGGCGACGATCAAGTGGGAAGTCACCAGCATCCGCGACAAGTTCGGCCCCGAGACCGAGCTCGGCAAGCGCCGTACCCAGTTCGCCGATGCGCCCGAGCATGACCTGACCGATATCGCCCACGCCATGATCGAGCGCGAGCCGGTGACAGTCGTGGTTTCGGAAAAAGGCTGGCTGCGGGCGATGAAGGGGCATCTGGCCGATCTCTCGACGCTGACCTTCAAGGAAGGCGACAGCCTGAAGCTCGCCTTCCATGCACAGACCACCGACAAGGTGCTGGTCTTCACCACCGGAGGCAAGTTCTACACCATTGGCGCCGACCGGCTGCCGGGTGGGCGTGGCCATGGCGAGCCGATCCGCATCATCGTCGACATGGACAATGACCAGGACATAGTCACCGCCTTCGTTCACGATCCAAAGCGCAAGCTGCTGTTGGCCTCATATGACGCCAATGGCTTCATCGTGCCGGAGGAGGAAGTGGTCGCCAACACCCGCAAGGGCAAGCAGGTGATGAACGTCAAGGCGCCGGACGAGGCCAAGCGCTGCATCCCGGTCAGTGGCGATCACCTGGCCATCGTCGGCGAGAATCGGAAAATGCTCGTGTTCGCGCTCTCCGAAATCCCGGAGATGGGCCGCGGCAAGGGCGTTCGGCTGCAGAAATACAAGGATGGCGGCCTGCTCGATCTCAAGCCTTTCACCTTGGAGACAGGCCTGTCCTGGCAGGATTCGGCCGACCGCACCTTCACGAGATCGCGCGAGGAACTCGCCGAATGGATCGGCGCCCGGGCATCGGCCGGGCGTATGGTGCCAAAGGGTTTCCCGAGAACGGGGAAGTTTGGATAG
- a CDS encoding AI-2E family transporter, translated as MKESKIQKPERHQRLFGLSTPLSSAVIPPISAARWLLVLIVAAGVYFFHGFLFPVLAALVIAFASWPLYQRLLAGVGGNRTIAATLAILFILAFLVIPIALAGTYAINEVREWVGWAIETNRHGAVTPHWIATMPVIGDWLNEQWTTNFGHPGGIGELIQLISGANIGSIYRGALAAGGSAFGLLLTLLFMMIALFFAYRDGEHFAGQVDRLGERILPTRWERISRVVPATISSTVTGMTVIAIGEGLVLGIAYWLAGVPSPVTLGALTGVMALIPGGAPLSFTLVSIYLAASGSPMTGLALFLWGAVELFIVDKTLRPKLVGGPIKLPFLPTFFGLIGGVKTMGFLGLFIGPVLMALLVAIWREWLREVELVDETAAGSAVEIEAGPQIEILPEPSSTKKASA; from the coding sequence TTGAAGGAATCCAAAATCCAGAAACCGGAGCGCCACCAGCGCCTGTTCGGCCTGTCGACGCCACTGAGTTCAGCTGTCATTCCGCCGATTTCGGCGGCACGCTGGCTGCTGGTGCTGATCGTCGCCGCCGGCGTCTATTTCTTCCACGGCTTCCTGTTCCCGGTGCTGGCCGCGCTCGTCATCGCTTTCGCCAGCTGGCCGCTTTACCAGCGGCTGTTGGCTGGCGTCGGTGGCAACCGCACCATTGCCGCCACCTTGGCCATCCTGTTCATCCTTGCCTTCCTGGTGATACCGATCGCGCTGGCCGGCACCTACGCCATCAACGAGGTGCGCGAGTGGGTTGGCTGGGCGATCGAGACCAATCGGCATGGGGCCGTGACGCCGCACTGGATCGCCACCATGCCTGTCATAGGCGACTGGCTGAATGAGCAATGGACGACCAATTTTGGGCATCCTGGCGGCATTGGTGAACTGATCCAGTTGATCAGCGGCGCCAACATAGGCAGCATTTATCGCGGCGCCCTGGCCGCCGGCGGCAGTGCCTTTGGGCTGCTCCTGACGCTGCTGTTCATGATGATCGCCCTGTTCTTCGCCTATCGCGACGGCGAGCATTTTGCCGGCCAGGTCGACCGCCTCGGCGAGCGCATCTTGCCGACGAGATGGGAGCGGATTTCGCGTGTCGTGCCGGCGACCATTTCGTCGACGGTGACCGGCATGACCGTAATCGCCATCGGCGAGGGTTTGGTGCTGGGCATCGCCTACTGGCTGGCCGGCGTGCCGTCGCCGGTGACGCTTGGTGCCCTGACCGGCGTCATGGCGCTCATCCCCGGCGGCGCACCCCTGTCCTTCACCCTTGTCTCGATTTACCTCGCGGCCAGCGGCTCGCCCATGACCGGTCTGGCGCTGTTCCTGTGGGGTGCGGTCGAACTGTTCATCGTCGACAAGACACTGCGCCCGAAGCTCGTCGGCGGGCCGATAAAACTGCCGTTCCTGCCGACCTTTTTCGGCCTGATCGGCGGCGTCAAGACCATGGGGTTTCTCGGGCTGTTCATCGGCCCGGTGCTGATGGCGTTGCTGGTCGCCATATGGCGCGAGTGGCTGCGCGAGGTGGAACTGGTCGACGAGACGGCCGCCGGCTCGGCGGTCGAAATTGAAGCTGGTCCGCAGATTGAGATCCTGCCGGAACCCAGTTCGACGAAAAAAGCCAGCGCCTGA
- a CDS encoding DMT family transporter, translating to MSSHLDHQKGLLITALGGLTLTVDIPLIRLADGGAWTIMLLRTGTTFVAGMVIWSVWRALSRNAPPLVPGWSGLIVAICYGLTGITFVTAVYHTSTADLVFILAFNTVFAGLLSWLFLRERPQLVTIIAMSIMILGVLVIVGGSVGTGKLFGDLMALCSAFFIAVAITISRASGKDMGFTSLVGVLLPMALAAFMVSGEGFHVNAPWWIIFNGAVIMPISFFCLAAGPKYISGPEVAMFYLLETVLAPVWVWMIFAEAPTRNSLIGGAILIVTLVAHSLWQLHDGRKRRPELAVHHPV from the coding sequence ATGTCCTCTCACCTTGATCACCAGAAGGGTCTCTTGATAACCGCCCTCGGCGGACTGACGCTGACTGTCGACATACCGTTGATCCGCCTGGCCGACGGTGGCGCATGGACGATCATGCTGCTGCGCACCGGCACCACCTTCGTCGCGGGCATGGTCATCTGGTCGGTCTGGCGTGCGTTGAGCCGAAACGCCCCACCACTCGTCCCCGGCTGGTCCGGCCTGATCGTGGCGATCTGCTATGGGCTGACCGGGATCACCTTCGTCACCGCCGTCTATCACACCTCGACCGCCGATCTGGTGTTCATCCTGGCCTTCAACACCGTATTCGCGGGCCTGCTGTCCTGGCTATTCCTGAGGGAAAGGCCGCAGTTGGTGACGATCATCGCAATGTCGATCATGATCCTCGGCGTGCTGGTCATCGTCGGCGGCTCGGTCGGCACCGGCAAGCTGTTCGGCGATCTCATGGCGCTTTGCTCGGCATTCTTTATCGCGGTGGCCATCACCATCTCGCGCGCCAGCGGCAAGGACATGGGTTTCACCTCGCTGGTCGGCGTCCTTCTGCCGATGGCCCTGGCCGCCTTCATGGTGTCAGGCGAAGGCTTCCACGTGAACGCACCCTGGTGGATCATCTTCAACGGCGCCGTCATCATGCCGATCTCGTTCTTCTGCCTTGCCGCGGGGCCGAAATACATTTCGGGGCCGGAAGTGGCGATGTTCTACCTGCTCGAAACCGTGCTGGCGCCGGTCTGGGTGTGGATGATCTTTGCCGAGGCACCGACCCGCAACAGCCTGATCGGTGGCGCGATCCTGATCGTCACGCTGGTCGCCCACTCGCTCTGGCAGTTGCATGACGGGCGCAAGCGCCGACCCGAACTCGCGGTGCATCATCCGGTCTAA
- the aspS gene encoding aspartate--tRNA ligase — MHRYRSHTCAQLRKSDVGSSVRLSGWVHRVRDHGGLLFIDLRDNYGLTQIVADPDSPAFKVAETVRGEWVIRVDGEVKARLPETTNANLPTGEIEIFAREIEVLSAAKELPLPVFGEPDYPEDIRLKYRFLDLRRETLHKNIIARTKIIAEMRRRMGEVGFTEFSTPILTASSPEGARDFLVPSRIHPGTFYALPQAPQQYKQLIMVSGFDRYFQIAPCFRDEDPRADRLPGEFYQLDLEMSFVEQDDVLSTMEPVMRGVFEAFANGKPVTQKFQRIPYDVAMRKYGSDKPDLRNPIEMQPVSDHFRDSGFKVFANILANDPKAEVWGIPAKTGGSRAFCDRMNSWAQGEGQPGLGYIFWRKEGDKLEGAGPLAKNIGEERTEAIRQQLGLADGDAAFFVAGDPKKFVSFAGAARTRAGEELNLIDRERFELCWIVDFPFFEWNEEEKKIDFAHNPFSMPQGGIDALNGEDLLGIKAFQYDMVCNGFEIASGGIRNHLPETMVKAFETVGLDRATVEERFGGLYRAFQYGAPPHGGMAAGVDRVVMLLVGAKNLREITMFPMNQQAYDLLMNAPSEASPQQLRELALRVAPTKKDA; from the coding sequence ATGCACCGTTACCGCAGCCATACCTGTGCCCAGTTGAGAAAGAGCGATGTCGGCTCTTCCGTTCGCCTCTCGGGCTGGGTGCATCGCGTGCGCGACCATGGCGGCCTGCTGTTCATTGATCTGCGCGACAATTATGGCCTGACCCAAATCGTTGCCGATCCGGATTCTCCGGCCTTCAAGGTTGCCGAGACCGTGCGCGGCGAGTGGGTCATCCGTGTCGACGGCGAGGTCAAGGCGCGCTTGCCCGAGACCACGAACGCCAATTTGCCGACCGGTGAGATCGAGATATTCGCCCGCGAGATCGAGGTGCTGTCGGCGGCCAAGGAGTTGCCGTTGCCGGTGTTCGGAGAGCCGGACTATCCCGAAGATATCCGGCTGAAATACCGTTTCCTCGACCTGCGCCGAGAGACGCTGCACAAGAACATTATTGCTCGGACAAAAATCATCGCCGAAATGCGAAGGCGCATGGGCGAGGTCGGCTTCACTGAATTCTCGACGCCGATCCTGACGGCTTCGTCGCCGGAAGGCGCGCGCGACTTCCTGGTGCCGTCGCGCATCCATCCCGGCACCTTCTACGCGCTGCCGCAGGCTCCGCAGCAGTACAAGCAGCTGATCATGGTGTCGGGCTTCGACCGCTATTTCCAGATCGCGCCCTGCTTCCGCGACGAAGACCCGCGCGCCGACCGTCTGCCCGGCGAATTCTACCAGCTCGACCTGGAAATGAGCTTCGTCGAGCAGGACGATGTGCTGTCGACCATGGAACCGGTGATGCGGGGCGTGTTCGAGGCCTTCGCCAACGGCAAGCCGGTGACGCAGAAATTCCAGCGCATTCCCTATGATGTCGCCATGCGCAAATACGGTTCCGACAAGCCGGATCTGCGCAACCCGATCGAGATGCAGCCCGTCTCCGATCATTTTCGCGATTCCGGCTTCAAGGTCTTCGCCAACATCCTGGCCAACGACCCGAAGGCCGAGGTGTGGGGCATTCCGGCCAAGACCGGCGGCAGCCGTGCCTTCTGCGACCGCATGAATTCATGGGCGCAAGGTGAGGGCCAGCCGGGACTGGGCTACATCTTCTGGCGCAAGGAGGGCGACAAGCTCGAAGGCGCCGGCCCGCTCGCCAAGAACATCGGCGAAGAGCGCACCGAGGCGATCCGCCAGCAGCTCGGTCTTGCCGATGGCGACGCCGCCTTCTTCGTTGCCGGTGATCCGAAGAAGTTCGTTTCCTTTGCCGGTGCCGCGCGCACCCGCGCTGGCGAGGAATTGAACCTTATCGACCGCGAGCGCTTCGAGCTGTGCTGGATCGTCGACTTCCCGTTCTTCGAATGGAACGAGGAGGAGAAGAAGATCGACTTCGCCCACAACCCGTTCTCGATGCCGCAAGGCGGCATCGATGCGCTGAACGGCGAGGATCTGCTCGGCATCAAGGCGTTCCAGTACGATATGGTCTGCAACGGTTTCGAGATCGCCTCGGGCGGTATCCGCAACCATCTGCCCGAAACCATGGTCAAGGCGTTCGAAACGGTCGGGCTGGACCGCGCCACGGTCGAGGAGCGCTTTGGCGGCCTCTACCGCGCCTTCCAGTATGGCGCGCCGCCGCATGGCGGCATGGCAGCCGGCGTCGACCGCGTTGTCATGCTGCTGGTCGGCGCCAAGAACCTGCGCGAGATCACCATGTTCCCGATGAACCAGCAGGCCTACGACCTGTTGATGAACGCGCCGTCGGAAGCGAGCCCGCAACAGCTTCGCGAACTGGCGCTACGCGTTGCACCGACCAAGAAGGACGCTTGA